From Loxodonta africana isolate mLoxAfr1 chromosome 2, mLoxAfr1.hap2, whole genome shotgun sequence, the proteins below share one genomic window:
- the LOC100668775 gene encoding olfactory receptor 14C36-like, with protein MANYTTVTEFLLSGFSDVWELRILHAMLFLLIYLTTLMGNLLIVTVTTFDKSLHTPMYFFLRNLSVLDMCYISVTVPKACMILLLNRVISIAGCAAQIFLVVSCATTELLFLTIMAYDRYVAICHPLHYPVIMNLRVCIQMTLASVFSGLIYAGVHTGNTFRLSYCQSNVVHQFFCDIPSLLKLSCSDTFINEVAIFFCVLVIVGGFFIFIIMSYIRIFSTVLKFPTRGERGKAFSTCVPHILVVTVFASSVNAVYINPTSNSPAIQDMIISVFYSIVPPFLNPIIYSLRNKQVKEAVRRIFYLEKQ; from the coding sequence ATGGCTAACTATACCACAGTGACTGAATTCCTGCTTTCGGGATTTTCTGATGTGTGGGAGCTCAGAATCTTGCATGCCATGCTATTCCTACTGATATATTTGACCACCTTGATGGGGAACCTTCTCATTGTCACAGTAACCACTTTTGACAAGAGTCTTCACacacccatgtatttcttccttagGAATCTCTCTGTCCTGGACATGTGTTACATTTCTGTCACTGTCCCCAAAGCGTGTATGATCTTGTTGCTTAACAGGGTGATCTCTATTGCTGGATGTGCAGCTCAGATCTTTCTTGTGGTTTCATGTGCTACTACAGAGCTGCTGTTCCTCACcatcatggcctatgaccgctatgtggccatatgccATCCCCTTCACTATCCTGTGATCATGAACCTTCGTGTCTGCATTCAGATGACACTGGCCTCTGTATTCAGTGGTCTGATCTATGCAGGTGTACACACTGGCAACACATTCCGGTTGTCCTACTGTCAGTCTAACGTGGTTCATCAGTTCTTCTGTGACATTCCCTCTTTGCTGAAACTCTCCTGCTCTGATACCTTCATCAATGAGGTTGCGATTTTTTTCTGTGTCCTGGTGATAGTAGGTGGTTTTTTTATCTTCATCATCATGTCTTATATTCGCATATTTTCCACTGTGCTCAAGTTTCCAACCAGAGGAGAGAGGGGAAAGGCCTTTTCCACCTGTGTACCTCACATCCTCGTAGTGACAGTTTTTGCCAGCTCAGTGAATGCTGTGTATATAAATCCAACATCCAACTCACCAGCAATTCAAGACATGATCATTTCAGTGTTCTACTCTATAGTCCCTCCTTTCCTAAATCCTATCATCTATAGTCTTAGGAACAAGCAGGTAAAGGAGGCTGTGAGGAGAATATTCtatttagaaaaacaataa